A genomic stretch from Desulfohalobium retbaense DSM 5692 includes:
- the sixA gene encoding phosphohistidine phosphatase SixA: MHLYLVQHGRQLSKEIDSSQPLSEEGLGEVETIAQLAADKGVCVQRIEHSSKTRARETASRLNQWLHPPEGMAQRGDIGPLDDVAPLAQEVRSRPNLMLVGHLPFLDRLTTYLILGKTAPTLFRFQNAGIVCLDLDEENGQWGIVWTLMPHVR, encoded by the coding sequence ATGCATCTCTATCTCGTTCAGCACGGCCGTCAGCTTTCCAAAGAGATCGATTCCAGCCAGCCCTTGTCCGAGGAGGGGCTCGGCGAAGTGGAAACCATCGCCCAACTGGCCGCGGACAAAGGGGTCTGTGTCCAGCGCATCGAGCACAGTTCGAAAACCAGGGCGCGCGAGACCGCGAGCCGGTTGAACCAATGGCTGCACCCTCCCGAGGGCATGGCCCAGCGCGGAGATATCGGGCCCCTGGACGATGTAGCCCCACTGGCCCAGGAAGTGCGCTCCCGGCCCAACCTCATGCTCGTCGGCCATTTGCCGTTTCTCGACCGGCTGACGACCTATCTCATCCTTGGCAAGACCGCGCCGACCCTGTTCCGGTTCCAAAACGCGGGCATTGTCTGCCTGGACCTGGACGAGGAAAATGGCCAGTGGGGGATTGTCTGGACCCTTATGCCGCACGTGCGTTGA